One part of the Mya arenaria isolate MELC-2E11 chromosome 3, ASM2691426v1 genome encodes these proteins:
- the LOC128226925 gene encoding sodium-coupled monocarboxylate transporter 1-like: MDIQTFSVVDYVVFGLTVLVSISIGVYFAVVERKHQTTLNFFHGDRKLRYGPVALSLVVTFQSSIMLLGFPAEVYLFGFMIVLFCVGQCAAIYISTCIIVPLMYPLKITSVYHYLQLRYKNSSVRILSVTIGILSQAIYMGSVLFGPAIALQSVTDTPVWASILCIAVAAVVYTSIGGILAVVWTDVLQCVIINIGIIAMLVKGTIDAGGVSNVIKHNLDSQRLDIFKFNPDPTIRHTFWTLIIGSFVGSFSLTLSQSTIQRFNSTPNIKDAMKVLYIAGPVFIVMQTMSMAVGLVCFAYYSKIGCDPLKSGHIKNPNQIVPFMIVDIFSKYPGLSGLFISALFSASLSTLSSLLSGLSAITVEDLVRPYVRLSDTALTRVAKIAVVGYGGLGISVAFIISQLEGSLTQILFGIMGAATGPIVGIFFLSMFYSRATDKGAIAGGIVGLVLSFWICIGATVSRSLPKPVPLPLPPTNMCFVDLDTETTLGLANVTNSTSIYTDISTLITTFNILNVTDADVQTSITSLNAVDGIDKIYMVSYALIATIGTLVTVVVGLLVSLVTYNEERDKADPRYIISVYEQMCCCLQRARGPQRTAPGVDFKSAGEEIDCSKTLLEGKQCNDKQGV; encoded by the coding sequence ATGGACATACAGACATTTTCGGTCGTCGACTATGTCGTGTTTGGATTGACTGTTCTCGTTTCTATCTCTATTGGCGTCTACTTTGCAGTGGTCGAGCGGAAGCACCAAACGACGCTCAACTTTTTCCATGGAGACCGCAAATTGCGCTACGGACCAGTGGCGCTATCACTTGTGGTCACGTTCCAGTCTTCCATCATGCTACTCGGTTTTCCGGCTGAAGTGTATCTGTTCGGATTTATGATAGTCCTGTTCTGCGTGGGTCAGTGTGCGGCCATCTACATTTCCACGTGTATTATCGTGCCGCTCATGTATCCGCTAAAGATCACCAGTGTCTACCACTACCTGCAGCTTCGCTATAAGAACAGCAGTGTCCGCATCCTCAGTGTCACCATCGGCATCCTCTCCCAAGCCATATACATGGGCAGCGTGCTGTTCGGACCCGCCATCGCGCTACAGTCCGTCACTGATACCCCGGTCTGGGCATCCATATTGTGCATCGCCGTCGCCGCCGTCGTCTATACGTCCATTGGCGGAATTCTCGCCGTTGTGTGGACTGATGTGCTTCAGTGTGTGATCATTAATATCGGAATAATTGCAATGCTTGTGAAAGGAACTATTGATGCTGGTGGTGTCTCCAATGTTATCAAACACAATTTAGACAGTCAGCGATTGGACATATTTAAATTCAACCCTGACCCAACAATACGTCACACATTTTGGACCCTTATTATTGGCTCTTTTGTAGGGTCATTCTCACTGACGTTAAGCCAATCAACCATTCAGAGATTCAACTCCACTCCTAATATTAAAGACGCCATGAAAGTATTATACATCGCCGGTCCGGTATTTATAGTCATGCAGACAATGTCGATGGCCGTAGGTCTAGTTTGCTTTGCATATTACAGCAAAATCGGATGTGACCCTTTAAAAAGTGGACACATAAAGAATCCCAACCAGATCGTCCCATTTATGATTGTAGACATTTTTAGTAAGTATCCTGGTCTCTCAGGACTGTTCATCTCCGCCCTGTTCAGTGCTTCCCTCAGCACGCTTTCGTCGCTGCTTTCGGGCCTGTCCGCAATTACTGTGGAGGATCTGGTACGGCCTTACGTCCGGCTGTCAGACACGGCGCTGACCCGCGTCGCCAAGATTGCTGTGGTGGGATATGGCGGTCTCGGTATCAGTGTAGCCTTCATCATCAGCCAGCTCGAGGGGTCGCTCACGCAGATATTGTTTGGCATCATGGGCGCGGCGACTGGCCCTATCGTCGGTATTTTCTTCCTGTCCATGTTTTACAGCAGGGCGACGGACAAAGGTGCTATAGCAGGCGGAATAGTCGGTCTAGTATTGTCGTTTTGGATTTGTATCGGCGCCACTGTAAGTCGGTCCTTGCCAAAACCGGTGCCGCTACCGCTACCTCCAACGAACATGTGTTTTGTTGATCTCGATACGGAAACTACTCTAGGCTTAGCAAATGTTACAAACTCAACCTCAATTTACACAGACATTTCGACATTAATAACAACATTCAACATACTGAATGTAACCGATGCCGATGTACAAACTTCAATTACAAGTTTAAACGCGGTGGATGGAatagacaaaatatatatggtatCGTACGCTCTAATCGCGACCATCGGGACACTGGTGACGGTCGTGGTGGGGCTGTTAGTCAGTCTGGTCACGTACAATGAGGAGAGGGACAAGGCGGACCCCCGCTACATCATTTCAGTGTATGAGCAAATGTGCTGCTGCTTACAGCGGGCACGGGGACCACAGAGGACGGCGCCAGGTGTGGACTTCAAAAGTGCTGGCGAGGAAATTGACTGTAGCAAGACATTGCTTGAAGGCAAACAGTGCAATGATAAACAAGGAGTGTAA
- the LOC128228348 gene encoding RIIa domain-containing protein 1-like: protein MADKDPDHQKPQENSPHGMEPYDLGGNGDLGALSKEQQEKLNKYKIKTRIENEKYLREHPEVECLVSGFLQSVLTQRPENIREFAAEHFTDPDLPTDVERKLEARQQKIRQNRFLQKV from the exons ATGGCTGACAAGGACCCAGATCATCAAAAACCTCAGGAAAATAGCCCTCATGGAATGGAACCATATGATCTTGGTGGAAATGGTGATCTTGGAGCGTTGAGCAAAGAGCAACAAGAAAAACTTAATAAGTATAAG ataaaaaccAGAATAGAAAATGAGAAGTACCTCCGTGAGCACCCTGAAGTGGAATGTCTTGTCTCAGGATTTCTCCA GTCCGTTCTGACACAGAGGCCAGAAAACATCAGAGAATTTGCTGCAG AGCACTTTACTGACCCAGATCTGCCCACAGATGTAGAGAGGAAGCTGGAGGCTCGGCAACAGAAGATCCGCCAAAACAGATTCCTCCAGAAAGTCTAA